A single region of the Gopherus evgoodei ecotype Sinaloan lineage chromosome 3, rGopEvg1_v1.p, whole genome shotgun sequence genome encodes:
- the MTRES1 gene encoding uncharacterized protein C6orf203 homolog yields MTGFRLPITAFRKLNVWLGVWEKFPSNKLCVSWRRRIYSIHQSSIINYRKHFSISPAIHDVFLRPPSKCISVPCVRLKSDKSSRKKKQPLQEEDEEEEEEERSDSEDEFENDPNIVKDYKDLDKVVQSLRYDIIMKSGLDIARNKVEDAFYNGELRLNGEKLWKKSRTVKVGDTLDLIVGEDKETETAVVMRVVFKKASEKTESEKYKVVLRRWKNLKVPKQDVFK; encoded by the exons ATGACTGGTTTCAGACTGCCCATCACTGCCTTTAGAAAACTAAATGTCTGGCTTGGAGTCTGGGAGAAATTTCCCTCTAATAAACTCTGTGTGTCCTGGAGGAGACGTATATACTCTATCCACCAATCCAGTATAATAAACTACAGAAAACACTTCAGCATTTCTCCTGCGATACATGATGTATTTTTAAGACCGCCTTCAAAATGTATTTCAGTGCCTTGTGTACGACTTAAAAGTGACAAAAGTtctagaaagaaaaaacaacccctgcaggaggaggacgaggaggaggaggaggaagagagaagtgATTCAGAAGATGAATTTGAAAATGACCCCAATATAGTGAAAGATTACAAGGATCTTGACAAAGTAGTCCAGTCTCTTCGTTATGATATAATAATGAAATCTGGTCTAGATATTGCAAGAAA caaagTGGAAGATGCATTCTATAATGGTGAACTCAGGCTGAATGGAGAAAAATTGTGGAAGAAAAGCAGAACT GTGAAAGTTGGTGACACACTGGATCTCATAGTAGGGGAGGATAAAGAAACAGAAACTGCTGTAGTTATGCGAGTTGTCTTTAAAAAAGCATCAGAAAAGACTGAAAGTGAAAAATACAAAGTGGTTTTGCGGCGCTGGAAAAATTTAAAAGTGCCCAAGCAGGATGTATTTAAGTGA